The Miscanthus floridulus cultivar M001 chromosome 17, ASM1932011v1, whole genome shotgun sequence genome has a window encoding:
- the LOC136517563 gene encoding receptor-like protein kinase ANXUR1 — MAACRRDAFLAVIIAINAVILASAAKYKPPESILVDCGSAKEGQDADGRKWVTDQGSNWLIDGGKSSIMADADVQDPSLPSPVPYMSARVFTKEAVYNFSIGDKDRHWLRLHFYPAAYHGVPAEQFFFSVSTSTGITLLRNFSVYITAKALSQAYIIREFTLPPMTDGTLSLTFTPTAMNNASYAFVNGIEIISMPDIFADPATMVGLSDQTVDTAASSLQTMYRLNVGGSYIAPTNDSGLSRDWYDDTPYLYGAAVGVTYKADDKVQIKFSSPEAEYAAPTSLYLSSRSMGPNPKVNQNYNLTWVFEVDSNFTYIVRLHFCELLLTKVNQRAFDIYINNKTAQADADVIGWTSEKDVPVYKDYATFMPDSPGDKILWIALHPSVSMKPEFYDAVLNGLEIFKMSDSSGNLAGPNPDPSRMLEEAEMDVTTGKFKAKPSNLRAMVIGGAAGGAAAFGIVAAICVVAYHSKKRRVVGNSVSHSSGWLPVYGGNSHTNASKSSGGKSAALNPNITAMCRHFSFQEIKAATKNFDESLVIGVGGFGKVYRGIVDGDTKVAIKRSNPSSEQGVLEFQTEIEMLSKLRHKHLVSLIGCCEDDGEMILVYDYMAHGTLREHLYKSGKPALSWRQRLEITIGAARGLHYLHTGAKYTIIHRDVKTTNILVDENWVAKVSDFGLSKTGPTAMNQTHVSTMVKGSFGYLDPEYFRRQQLTEKSDVYSYGVVLFEVLCARPALNPSLPREQVSLADHALSCQRKGTLQDIIDPLLKGKIAPDCLKKYAETAEKCLADHGVDRPSMGDVLWNLEFALQMQDTFENGGKPEGGGSMSNGSTVSMADSMAASAAALELISEDMDEEDIANSVVFSQLVHPTGR, encoded by the coding sequence ATGGCAGCCTGCCGCCGCGACGCATTTCTCGCTGTCATCATTGCGATCAATGCAGTCATTTTGGCTTCCGCGGCGAAGTACAAGCCACCGGAGTCCATATTGGTGGATTGCGGTTCAGCAAAGGAGGGCCAGGACGCTGATGGGAGGAAATGGGTGACTGACCAAGGCAGCAACTGGCTCATTGATGGCGGGAAGTCATCCATCATGGCCGATGCGGATGTCCAGGATCCATCGCTTCCCTCACCTGTCCCGTACATGTCAGCACGGGTGTTCACCAAGGAAGCCGTGTATAACTTTTCCATTGGCGACAAGGATAGGCACTGGCTGCGCCTCCACTTCTACCCAGCGGCCTACCATGGCGTCCCGGCAGAACAATTCTTCTTCTCAGTCTCTACGTCCACCGGAATCACGCTGCTCCGCAACTTCAGCGTGTACATCACTGCCAAGGCACTTAGCCAGGCATACATCATCAGGGAGTTCACACTGCCACCGATGACCGATGGCACGCTGTCGCTCACATTCACACCAACCGCGATGAACAACGCATCATATGCCTTCGTCAATGGCATCGAGATCATCTCCATGCCCGACATCTTTGCTGACCCGGCCACGATGGTTGGCTTGAGTGACCAGACCGTGGACACCGCCGCTAGCAGCTTACAGACGATGTACAGGTTGAATGTCGGTGGTTCTTACATTGCACCGACAAACGACTCTGGGCTATCACGAGATTGGTATGATGACACGCCATACCTCTATGGAGCTGCTGTTGGTGTGACATATAAAGCTGATGACAAGGTCCAGATAAAGTTCTCGAGCCCTGAGGCAGAGTATGCAGCACCGACGAGCCTCTACCTCAGCAGCAGGTCAATGGGCCCTAACCCAAAGGTGAATCAGAACTACAATCTGACATGGGTGTTTGAGGTGGACAGTAACTTCACATACATCGTTCGGCTCCACTTTTGTGAGTTGTTGCTTACCAAGGTGAATCAACGGGCGTTTGACATCTACATCAACAACAAGACAGCACAGGCAGATGCCGATGTCATCGGGTGGACATCAGAGAAGGATGTGCCCGTGTACAAGGACTACGCGACGTTCATGCCTGACAGTCCAGGTGATAAGATCCTATGGATCGCGCTACACCCTTCCGTGTCAATGAAGCCAGAGTTCTACGATGCTGTCCTGAATGGTCTCGAGATATTCAAGATGAGTGATAGCTCTGGCAACCTTGCTGGTCCAAATCCTGACCCATCCAGAATGCTGGAGGAAGCAGAGATGGATGTGACAACGGGGAAATTCAAAGCCAAGCCAAGCAACCTCAGGGCCATGGTGATTGGCGGTGCAGCTGGCGGTGCAGCGGCCTTTGGGATAGTAGCAGCCATATGTGTTGTGGCTTATCATTCGAAGAAGAGGCGGGTGGTAGGTAACAGCGTGTCACATTCCTCAGGATGGCTGCCAGTGTATGGTGGCAACTCACATACAAACGCCAGCAAGTCGTCTGGCGGCAAGAGCGCGGCACTCAACCCAAACATCACCGCCATGTGTCGGCACTTCTCGTTCCAGGAGATTAAGGCAGCAACGAAGAACTTTGATGAGTCACTAGTGATTGGTGTGGGCGGGTTTGGCAAGGTGTACAGGGGCATCGTTGATGGTGACACGAAGGTGGCGATCAAGCGGAGCAATCCATCATCTGAGCAGGGTGTTTTGGAATTCCAAACTGAGATTGAGATGCTCTCCAAGCTTCGACACAAGCACCTTGTGTCGCTTATCGGCTGCTGCGAGGATGACGGCGAGATGATCCTTGTGTACGACTACATGGCACATGGCACGCTACGGGAGCACCTGTACAAGAGTGGAAAGCCAGCACTATCGTGGCGGCAACGCCTTGAGATCACCATCGGAGCCGCACGAGGCCTGCACTACCTCCACACTGGCGCGAAGTACACCATCATCCACCGTGACGTCAAGACGACCAACATTCTGGTCGATGAGAACTGGGTGGCCAAGGTTTCCGACTTTGGTTTATCCAAGACTGGCCCGACGGCCATGAACCAAACGCACGTTAGCACCATGGTGAAGGGCAGCTTTGGATATCTCGACCCAGAGTACTTCAGGCGGCAACAACTCACAGAGAAGTCTGACGTCTACTCGTACGGTGTGGTGCTCTTTGAGGTGCTCTGCGCACGGCCTGCACTGAACCCGAGCCTACCAAGGGAGCAGGTTAGCCTTGCTGACCATGCCTTGAGCTGCCAAAGGAAGGGAACACTACAAGATATAATCGATCCGCTACTGAAGGGCAAGATAGCACCAGACTGCCTGAAGAAGTATGCCGAGACGGCAGAGAAGTGCCTGGCTGACCATGGAGTAGACCGACCTTCGATGGGCGACGTGCTATGGAATCTTGAATTTGCATTGCAGATGCAGGACACCTTTGAGAATGGTGGGAAGCCAGAGGGCGGAGGAAGCATGAGTAACGGTAGTACTGTGTCTATGGCGGACAGCATGGCTGCCTCAGCTGCAGCGCTCGAGCTAATCAGCGAGGACATGGACGAGGAGGACATTGCCAACAGTGTGGTGTTCTCGCAGCTTGTTCACCCAACTGGCCGGTAA